In Cryptomeria japonica chromosome 10, Sugi_1.0, whole genome shotgun sequence, a genomic segment contains:
- the LOC131077826 gene encoding pectinesterase, producing MAFVNTAGRGKFQAVALLMVGDKSAIFQCVVKGYRDTLFLHSNRQFVRECYIYGTVDFIFGNAAAVVQKCTILVRKPLKGQENVVVAQGRTDPNQNTGIIFHATEASAAPDLVPVQRNFTTYIGRAWQPFSRTVLMQSGLDDLIDPAGWLQWNSSDVYLDTLYFGEFQSGGDGADLSKRVKWPGYHIINKTDEAKQFTVGNFLDGGSWLPSTGVAYDLSIF from the coding sequence ATGGCGTTCGTCAACACAGCGGGGCGGGGAAAATTTCAGGCAGTGGCACTTTTAATGGTGGGTGACAAGTCGGCGATTTTCCAGTGCGTTGTGAAAGGATACCGGGACACCCTTTTCCTCCATAGCAACCGCCAATTTGTCCGAGAATGCTACATCTACGGCACCGTTGATTTCATCTTCGGCAACGCCGCCGCCGTCGTTCAGAAGTGCACAATTCTCGTCAGAAAGCCCCTCAAAGGCCAGGAAAACGTCGTAGTCGCCCAAGGAAGAACAGATCCCAACCAAAATACAGGCATTATATTTCATGCTACTGAAGCATCGGCAGCTCCTGATTTAGTTCCAGTTCAACGGAATTTTACGACGTATATAGGAAGAGCCTGGCAGCCATTCTCTCGCACTGTTCTTATGCAGTCTGGTCTTGACGATTTGATTGATCCTGCCGGTTGGTTGCAGTGGAATTCCTCGGACGTTTATTTGGATACCTTGTATTTTGGTGAGTTTCAGAGTGGTGGTGATGGTGCAGATTTATCTAAGCGTGTGAAATGGCCTGGGTATCATATAATAAATAAAACAGATGAAGCAAAGCAGTTTACTGTTGGGAATTTTCTTGATGGGGGCTCGTGGCTTCCGAGCACTGGAGTTGCTTATGATTTGAGTATTTTCTGA
- the LOC131077825 gene encoding probable pectinesterase/pectinesterase inhibitor 40, with the protein MAINGSALQTEKPRFTKPKICFLAWALLVTFFTSAQSRIDGTADPGQGELILSLQTAVEGAQNEQALALELSHNVTGTHDQMALQDCLQLFEDTLHRLNGSLNSTKTSQLENPADVASVHTWISAALTNQHMCLDGFSGTNYKGENNSSINLSDVGSSISVQVSNVSRLISASLALFTSLYSSSPAAPGKRRLLSYGEKMGFPEWVSGDQRRRLLQSGGDVVVSKDGWGDYTTITEAVNAYAPPQGNKTYYVIYIAAGRYYENIVIGSNMTNLMMIGAGMDQTFVLGNRSIGDSKTLYGSATFGK; encoded by the coding sequence ATGGCCATCAATGGCAGCGCTCTGCAGACTGAAAAGCCCCGTTTCACCAAACCCAAGATATGTTTTCTTGCCTGGGCATTGTTGGTGACGTTTTTCACGTCTGCTCAAAGCAGAATCGATGGAACAGCAGATCCCGGCCAAGGTGAGCTCATTTTATCATTGCAAACAGCCGTTGAAGGGGCCCAAAACGAGCAGGCGTTGGCTCTAGAGCTTTCCCACAATGTGACTGGAACCCACGACCAGATGGCATTGCAAGATTGTCTGCAACTGTTTGAAGACACATTACATCGTCTCAACGGTTCTCTGAATTCAACCAAGACTTCCCAATTGGAGAATCCGGCAGATGTGGCAAGCGTCCACACATGGATAAGCGCTGCTCTGACTAATCAACATATGTGTCTCGATGGATTCTCCGGCACAAATTATAAGGGAGAAAACAATAGCAGTATTAATCTCAGTGATGTTGGGTCATCGATTTCAGTTCAAGTGTCGAATGTGTCGAGGTTAATAAGTGCTTCGCTTGCCCTTTTCACGAGTTTGTACTCAAGCTCGCCGGCGGCGCCCGGGAAACGCAGATTGTTATCATATGGAGAGAAAATGGGGTTTCCTGAGTGGGTATCGGGGGATCAAAGGCGGCGGCTTTTGCAGAGTGGTGGAGACGTTGTGGTATCGAAGGATGGGTGGGGGGATTATACAACGATCACAGAAGCAGTGAATGCGTATGCTCCGCCTCAGGGTAACAAGACATATTATGTGATTTATATAGCAGCTGGGCGATATTATGAGAACATTGTGATTGGATCGAATATGACGAATCTGATGATGATTGGAGCCGGCATGGACCAAACTTTTGTGCTGGGTAACAGAAGCATTGGTGATTCCAAAACTCTTTATGGCTCTGCAACTTTCGGTAAGTAG